One part of the Candidatus Hydrogenedentota bacterium genome encodes these proteins:
- a CDS encoding aminotransferase class III-fold pyridoxal phosphate-dependent enzyme gives EPIQGEGGVRIPDEDYLGKVRELCDRKNTLLIFDEVQTGMGRTGHFLAHQRYGVTPDIMTLAKGLANGVPIGAMGCTEEAASGFSPGMHACTFGGNPLSSAAALATVSTLTAPGFLEQVAQLGAYFLNRLKDLAAQHASIAEVRGAGLMAGVEFKEAAAPVVDKLLNAGIICGPAGPKVLRFVPPLIVTKEHVDRVLSVLNAALGELGW, from the coding sequence GAACCGATTCAGGGAGAGGGCGGCGTCCGCATCCCGGACGAGGATTACCTGGGCAAGGTCCGGGAACTTTGTGATCGCAAGAACACGCTGCTGATTTTTGACGAGGTACAGACCGGCATGGGGCGTACGGGCCATTTCCTCGCGCATCAGCGCTATGGCGTAACGCCAGATATCATGACGCTGGCCAAGGGACTTGCTAATGGCGTGCCCATCGGCGCGATGGGCTGCACGGAAGAAGCGGCCTCGGGGTTCAGCCCGGGCATGCACGCGTGTACGTTCGGCGGCAACCCGCTCAGTTCTGCCGCGGCGCTGGCCACAGTGAGCACGCTTACCGCGCCGGGTTTCCTCGAACAGGTCGCTCAGTTGGGCGCATACTTCCTGAATCGGCTGAAGGACCTTGCCGCGCAGCATGCAAGCATCGCCGAGGTGCGCGGCGCCGGTCTCATGGCCGGCGTGGAATTCAAGGAGGCCGCGGCGCCCGTCGTGGATAAATTGCTGAACGCCGGGATTATTTGCGGGCCGGCCGGCCCCAAGGTACTCCGGTTTGTGCCGCCGCTCATCGTCACGA
- a CDS encoding zinc ribbon domain-containing protein → MPTYTYICTKCGHEFDVFHGMSEKPRVKCAACGHARCDRLIGTGAGIIFKGGGFYETDFKQKKGAPPAESHAKKDASESKAAEGKAAAKPE, encoded by the coding sequence GTGCCCACGTATACCTACATTTGCACCAAATGCGGCCACGAATTTGATGTGTTTCACGGCATGAGCGAGAAGCCGCGCGTGAAATGCGCGGCTTGCGGTCACGCGCGTTGCGACAGGCTGATTGGCACTGGCGCCGGGATCATTTTCAAGGGCGGCGGCTTCTATGAAACGGATTTCAAGCAGAAGAAGGGCGCGCCGCCCGCGGAATCCCACGCGAAGAAGGACGCTAGCGAGAGCAAGGCGGCGGAAGGGAAGGCCGCCGCGAAGCCGGAAGA